The following DNA comes from Anaerostipes rhamnosivorans.
TAGGTGGAACCTATACACTGAGAGAACTTCTCGTTCCAGTGTTCCTGAAAGGACAGTGTGTATACGAAAACCCTTCCGCCATGGAGATCAGGGATTACTGCACCGGCGAGCTGAATACTCTCTGGGACGAGACAAGGCGTCTGGTGAACCCACAGAACGTATATGTGGATTTGTCAAAGCCTTTGTATGATCTGAAGAATCAGCTGTTATCCCAAAAAGTATAAGTTTTAAATATGTCAAAGTATTGAAAGGAGAATCTCTATGATTCGTTTTTTTGCTGATATTATATATCTGTTTTTCTTTTTGACTCTGACCTTTCCCCTATACCCGTTGTTTGACCACTGGAACAGGACTGGACAGGAGCACCGCAGAGCCGAAAAGGCTCAGTCAATGATCATGAATGCCTTTAAGACCTGCCTGCGTTTTGCTGGAACAAAGGTCATTGTGGACGGCCGTGAAAATATCCCAGAGGACACCGCAGTCCTCTTTGTGGGCAACCACAGCAGCTACTATGACATCCTGTGCAGCTACGTGGCCACTCCACACGGAGCCGGTTTTTTTGCCAAGAACGAGATGGGCAAAATTCCGTGCCTGAGCCACTGGATGACGTTCATCAACTGCCTGTTCCTGGACAGGAAGAATATAAAAGAGGGTATG
Coding sequences within:
- a CDS encoding lysophospholipid acyltransferase family protein — encoded protein: MIRFFADIIYLFFFLTLTFPLYPLFDHWNRTGQEHRRAEKAQSMIMNAFKTCLRFAGTKVIVDGRENIPEDTAVLFVGNHSSYYDILCSYVATPHGAGFFAKNEMGKIPCLSHWMTFINCLFLDRKNIKEGMKTINKGTEYLKNGFSMVIFPEGTRSQDEEPHAFKEGSLRPALKANVPVVPMAISGTADILENNKKYTVKPTEVHITFGPPIYPDQLDRQTQKHLGAAVREEIIEMRKKHKTMA